A stretch of the Streptomyces sp. NBC_01428 genome encodes the following:
- a CDS encoding metal-dependent hydrolase, whose translation MSNTQARLPLPVESEWTALKARKVSFSWEDTPLHWVPDDPFATHTINVLHLLLPAGERWFVHVYKQVLPLIRDERLRADVIGFIGQEAMHSQAHDEVLPHLKELGLDPTPYTAQVDWLFEKLLGDRTLPPGRARRWWLLERVALIAAIEHYTAFLGDWVLNARELDRRGADPTMLDLLRWHGAEEVEHRSVAFELFQHVDGSYRRRARTWATAFTALVFLWQRGSRFFMENDPTLADGRATFKDFYVSGRRGVLPSTGAMLRSIPRYLSRTYHPSQEGSTEQAVAYLASSPAAVAASLAEKGAGAA comes from the coding sequence ATGTCTAACACGCAGGCCCGGCTGCCCCTGCCGGTCGAGTCCGAGTGGACGGCGCTCAAGGCGCGCAAGGTGTCGTTCTCCTGGGAGGACACACCGCTGCACTGGGTGCCGGACGATCCGTTCGCCACGCACACCATCAACGTGCTGCATCTGCTGCTGCCCGCCGGTGAGCGGTGGTTCGTGCACGTCTACAAGCAGGTGCTGCCGCTGATCCGCGACGAGCGGCTGCGCGCGGACGTCATCGGGTTCATCGGCCAGGAGGCGATGCACTCGCAGGCGCACGACGAGGTGCTGCCGCACCTCAAGGAGCTGGGTCTCGACCCGACGCCGTACACCGCGCAGGTCGACTGGCTCTTCGAGAAGCTGCTCGGCGACCGGACCCTGCCGCCGGGCAGGGCACGCAGGTGGTGGCTGCTGGAGCGGGTCGCCCTGATCGCGGCGATCGAGCACTACACCGCCTTCCTCGGCGACTGGGTGCTGAACGCGCGGGAGCTGGACCGGCGCGGCGCCGACCCGACCATGCTGGACCTGCTGCGCTGGCACGGCGCCGAGGAGGTCGAGCACCGCTCGGTGGCGTTCGAGCTGTTTCAGCACGTCGACGGAAGCTACCGGCGGCGGGCGCGGACGTGGGCGACCGCCTTCACCGCGCTCGTGTTCCTGTGGCAGCGCGGATCCCGGTTCTTCATGGAGAACGACCCGACGCTGGCGGACGGCCGCGCGACCTTCAAGGACTTCTACGTCAGCGGCAGGCGCGGCGTGCTGCCGTCCACCGGCGCCATGCTCCGGTCGATCCCCCGCTATCTGAGCCGCACGTACCACCCCTCGCAGGAGGGCTCCACCGAACAGGCCGTCGCCTATCTGGCCTCCTCCCCGGCCGCCGTGGCGGCCTCCCTCGCAGAGAAGGGTGCTGGTGCCGCGTGA
- a CDS encoding tetratricopeptide repeat protein, producing the protein MNEDWEERTAAAWATFDTYEEERAADFRAVIDALVAELPADSPLGPFEQACAWDSTGHSDRAVPLYREALARGLSGYKGRRAKIQLSSSLRNIGQADEGVKLLTPELVAPSDELDDAVRACLALCLADLGREREGLALVIGALAPHLPRYQRSMANYARLLVEPEESGS; encoded by the coding sequence GTGAACGAAGACTGGGAAGAGCGTACGGCGGCCGCCTGGGCCACTTTCGACACCTACGAGGAAGAGCGGGCGGCGGACTTCCGGGCGGTGATCGACGCCCTGGTCGCCGAACTGCCGGCCGACAGCCCCCTCGGCCCCTTCGAGCAGGCCTGCGCCTGGGACTCGACGGGCCACTCGGACCGGGCCGTGCCGCTGTACCGCGAGGCCCTGGCCCGCGGCCTCAGCGGCTACAAGGGGCGGCGCGCCAAGATCCAGCTCTCCAGTTCGCTGCGCAACATCGGACAGGCGGACGAGGGTGTCAAGCTCCTCACCCCCGAACTGGTCGCGCCGTCGGACGAGTTGGACGACGCGGTACGCGCCTGCCTCGCGCTCTGCCTCGCCGACCTCGGCCGCGAACGCGAGGGCCTGGCCCTGGTGATCGGCGCGCTGGCCCCTCATCTGCCCCGCTATCAGCGGTCGATGGCGAACTACGCCCGTCTGCTGGTGGAGCCGGAGGAGTCCGGCTCCTGA
- a CDS encoding DUF1996 domain-containing protein yields the protein MGRNVRKRRSPLAVRAIAASAALAIGGGGLVWANFYASAHEENSSPNTTKAATAQVATISCPDVGQKLTNVPNKARGEVDGELATLDQQITAAYQRLATTRDAQTRDASFVQNSILGPLKNNRSVIIDRIKLEISRVGGNAPSSLDGLSSCTGTPASQTNAGWGNNGQNNGGQNNGGQNNGGTASPAPSPSASASAGGQQGGGQQTGNGGQAGNGPLAADFVDITKVQANVPRKARTRAGGSTGTFTTSCGVNANKKFNTDNVIVAPGVSNGAHHLHDYVGNQSNDAFANNDTFAAAKTTCANQGDKSTYYWPVVRIQNGTQDFDQNNDGGGKEGNVGQIQQVKQAQIKFVGSAKSQVVAMPKFLRIITGDAKTTTNGLANANAHWSCTGFENKVQLTQQYPICPRGSTVVRTFAFQSCWDGVNIDSANHRTHVAFADAQGNCGNGFKAIPQLTMRLVYGFRAPTLQNGQIKNAYAVDGFPEQLHKAATDHDDFINVFDDNLMNKMVNCINKGQRCK from the coding sequence ATGGGACGCAACGTACGAAAACGCCGTTCGCCGCTGGCCGTTCGGGCCATCGCCGCATCGGCAGCGCTCGCTATCGGCGGGGGTGGACTGGTCTGGGCGAACTTCTACGCCTCGGCGCACGAGGAGAACTCTTCTCCCAACACCACGAAGGCCGCCACCGCTCAGGTGGCCACCATCAGCTGTCCGGACGTCGGTCAGAAGCTGACCAACGTGCCGAACAAGGCCCGTGGTGAGGTCGACGGCGAACTCGCCACGCTGGACCAGCAGATCACCGCCGCCTACCAGCGGCTCGCCACCACCCGTGACGCGCAGACGAGGGACGCGAGCTTCGTCCAGAACTCCATCCTCGGACCGCTGAAGAACAACCGGTCGGTGATCATCGACCGGATCAAGCTGGAGATCAGCCGGGTCGGCGGAAACGCACCGTCCTCGCTCGACGGCCTGTCCTCCTGCACGGGGACGCCCGCCAGCCAGACCAACGCCGGCTGGGGCAACAACGGCCAGAACAACGGCGGTCAGAACAACGGTGGCCAGAACAACGGCGGGACGGCCAGCCCGGCTCCCTCGCCCTCGGCCAGCGCGAGCGCCGGCGGCCAGCAGGGCGGCGGACAGCAGACGGGCAACGGCGGTCAGGCCGGCAACGGGCCGCTCGCCGCGGACTTCGTCGACATCACCAAGGTCCAGGCGAACGTGCCCCGCAAGGCACGGACCCGGGCCGGCGGTTCGACGGGCACGTTCACCACGTCCTGCGGCGTGAACGCGAACAAGAAGTTCAACACCGACAACGTCATCGTGGCGCCCGGCGTCAGCAACGGCGCGCACCACCTGCACGACTACGTCGGCAACCAGTCGAACGACGCGTTCGCCAACAACGACACGTTCGCCGCGGCCAAGACCACCTGCGCCAACCAGGGTGACAAGTCGACGTACTACTGGCCGGTCGTGCGTATCCAGAACGGTACGCAGGACTTCGACCAGAACAACGACGGCGGTGGCAAGGAAGGAAACGTCGGCCAGATCCAGCAGGTCAAGCAGGCGCAGATCAAGTTCGTCGGCAGCGCGAAGAGCCAGGTCGTCGCGATGCCGAAGTTCCTGCGCATCATCACGGGTGACGCGAAGACCACGACCAACGGTCTCGCGAACGCCAACGCCCACTGGTCCTGCACCGGCTTCGAGAACAAGGTGCAGCTCACGCAGCAGTACCCGATCTGCCCGCGCGGCAGCACCGTGGTACGCACCTTCGCCTTCCAGAGCTGCTGGGACGGGGTGAACATCGACAGCGCGAACCACCGCACGCACGTGGCCTTCGCGGACGCCCAGGGCAACTGCGGCAACGGCTTCAAGGCCATTCCGCAGCTGACGATGCGCCTCGTCTACGGCTTCCGTGCTCCGACCCTGCAGAACGGGCAGATCAAGAACGCCTACGCGGTGGACGGATTCCCCGAGCAGCTGCACAAGGCGGCCACCGACCACGACGACTTCATCAACGTCTTCGACGACAACCTGATGAACAAGATGGTCAACTGCATCAACAAGGGCCAGCGTTGTAAGTGA
- a CDS encoding LuxR C-terminal-related transcriptional regulator yields MRVVLAEDLFLLRDGLVRMLEAYDFEIAAAVESGPELTKALAELRPDVAVVDVRLPPSHTDEGLQCALRARRERPGLPVLVLSQHVEQLYARELLADGTGGVGYLLKDRVFDAEQFIDAVRRVAAGGTAMDPQVIQQLLARRTVGDQPVGRLTPREREVLDLMAQGRSNTAIAAQLVVTERAIAKHTSNIFAKLGLEVSDDDNRRVLAVLAYLDRDAH; encoded by the coding sequence TTGCGTGTTGTCCTAGCCGAAGATCTCTTCCTGCTGCGCGACGGCCTGGTCCGGATGCTGGAGGCCTACGACTTCGAGATCGCCGCGGCGGTCGAGAGCGGACCCGAACTCACCAAGGCACTCGCGGAGTTGCGGCCGGACGTGGCGGTGGTGGACGTACGGCTGCCGCCCTCGCACACCGACGAGGGGCTGCAGTGCGCGCTGCGGGCCCGGCGCGAGCGGCCCGGGCTGCCGGTGCTCGTCCTGTCGCAGCACGTCGAGCAGCTGTACGCGCGCGAGCTGCTCGCCGACGGCACCGGCGGGGTCGGCTATCTGCTGAAGGACCGGGTGTTCGACGCGGAACAGTTCATCGACGCCGTACGGCGGGTGGCGGCGGGCGGCACGGCCATGGACCCGCAGGTGATCCAGCAGCTGCTGGCCCGGCGGACGGTCGGGGACCAGCCGGTCGGACGGCTCACCCCGCGGGAGCGGGAGGTGCTGGACCTGATGGCGCAGGGGCGTTCCAACACGGCGATCGCCGCGCAGCTCGTCGTGACCGAAAGGGCGATCGCCAAACACACCTCCAACATCTTCGCCAAGCTGGGCCTGGAGGTGTCGGACGACGACAATCGACGCGTCCTCGCGGTACTCGCCTATTTGGACCGGGACGCCCACTGA
- a CDS encoding sensor histidine kinase translates to MESQRFEARARGREALVAGARGLLVAVTGLAGSIGLFVLTVVSLLLVPVGVGIVTTPRVLTAVRAFADARRLVAARWCGVRIRPAYRPLPEGANPWARCFGMLRDPATWRDLRWLLFDMTAGFVTALLPAALVLYPLEGFALALGLWRVFTDGTQVGWWYGFVPISGQASALAAGALGAVLLAASLYLSPLLLRLHFRVTRAVLAPGEGELAERVRVLTETRREAVDTSAAELRRIERDLHDGAQARLVAVGMDLGTVEALIEKDPARARHLLAQARRSSAEALTELRDLVRGIHPPVLAERGLGDAIRALALSLPPVSEVDVDLAGRVEAPVESAAYFAVSEVLANAVKHSGADRLWIDVHHRDGTLRITVTDNGRGGARVGAGSGLGGIERRLGTFDGVLAVSSPAGGPTRVTLEIPCVLS, encoded by the coding sequence ATGGAGTCGCAGAGGTTCGAGGCCCGGGCCCGCGGGCGGGAGGCCCTGGTGGCCGGCGCACGGGGGCTGTTGGTCGCCGTGACGGGACTGGCCGGGTCGATCGGGCTGTTCGTCCTGACCGTCGTGTCCCTCCTGCTGGTGCCCGTCGGGGTCGGGATCGTCACGACACCGCGGGTACTGACCGCCGTCCGTGCCTTCGCCGACGCACGGCGGCTGGTCGCGGCCCGGTGGTGCGGGGTACGGATCCGGCCCGCCTACCGGCCGCTGCCCGAAGGGGCCAACCCCTGGGCGCGCTGTTTCGGGATGCTCCGGGACCCGGCCACCTGGCGGGACCTGCGCTGGCTGCTGTTCGACATGACCGCGGGGTTCGTCACCGCGCTGCTGCCCGCCGCGCTGGTCCTGTACCCGCTGGAGGGCTTCGCCCTCGCGCTCGGCCTGTGGCGGGTGTTCACGGACGGCACGCAGGTCGGCTGGTGGTACGGGTTCGTCCCGATCTCGGGTCAGGCGTCGGCCCTGGCGGCGGGGGCCCTCGGCGCCGTGCTCCTGGCCGCCTCGCTGTACCTCTCCCCGCTCCTCCTGCGGCTCCACTTCCGCGTCACCCGTGCCGTCCTGGCCCCCGGCGAGGGTGAACTCGCCGAGCGGGTACGGGTGCTGACCGAGACGCGGCGCGAAGCCGTGGACACCTCCGCCGCGGAACTGCGCCGCATCGAGCGGGACCTGCACGACGGCGCGCAGGCCCGTCTCGTCGCCGTGGGCATGGACCTGGGAACGGTCGAGGCCCTCATCGAGAAGGACCCCGCGCGGGCGAGGCACCTGCTGGCGCAGGCACGGCGGTCGTCGGCCGAGGCGCTGACCGAGCTGCGCGACCTCGTCCGGGGCATCCACCCGCCGGTGCTCGCCGAACGCGGACTCGGCGACGCGATCAGGGCGTTGGCGCTGAGCCTGCCCCCGGTGAGCGAGGTCGACGTGGACCTGGCGGGGCGGGTGGAGGCGCCGGTCGAGTCGGCCGCGTACTTCGCGGTGAGCGAGGTGCTGGCCAACGCGGTCAAGCACTCCGGTGCCGACCGGCTCTGGATCGACGTGCACCACCGGGACGGCACGCTCCGGATCACCGTCACGGACAACGGGCGGGGCGGCGCCCGCGTCGGCGCCGGATCCGGACTCGGCGGGATCGAGCGGCGGCTCGGTACATTCGACGGCGTCCTCGCCGTCAGCAGCCCCGCGGGCGGTCCCACCCGGGTCACCCTGGAGATCCCTTGCGTGTTGTCCTAG
- a CDS encoding NAD-dependent epimerase/dehydratase family protein produces MTRRLLVLGGTEFVGRAVVEAALGRGWEVTVFHRGRHEPPSGVRSLLGDRTAPDGLAALAGTSEAWDLVVDTWSGAPRVVRDGARLLAGRVSRYVYVSSCSVYAWAPKAGYGEDAPVVDGASPDAEATDYARDKRGGELAALDAFGADGSLLVRCGLILGPYENIGRLPWWLNRIAAGGPVLAPGPRELPLQYVDVRDLAQWTMTAAESGLGGAYNLVSPQGHSTMGALLDACAEVTGGHAELRWTDPETVLAAGIEPWTQLPVWVPPASELHGALHSADVSRAVAAGLRCRPVRETVADTWEWLRSRGGTAPLRPDRPPVGLDPAVEAKVLGV; encoded by the coding sequence ATGACACGGAGACTTCTGGTGCTGGGCGGGACGGAGTTCGTGGGGCGCGCCGTCGTGGAGGCGGCCCTCGGCCGGGGATGGGAGGTCACCGTCTTCCACCGCGGCCGGCACGAACCGCCCTCCGGCGTGCGGTCGTTGCTGGGCGACCGCACCGCCCCGGACGGACTGGCCGCCCTCGCCGGTACCTCCGAGGCGTGGGATCTCGTCGTCGACACCTGGTCGGGGGCGCCGCGGGTGGTGCGGGACGGCGCACGCCTGCTGGCCGGGCGGGTCTCCCGGTACGTGTACGTGTCGAGCTGTTCCGTGTACGCGTGGGCGCCCAAGGCCGGGTACGGCGAGGACGCGCCGGTCGTGGACGGGGCGTCGCCGGACGCGGAGGCGACCGACTACGCGCGGGACAAGCGGGGCGGCGAACTGGCCGCGCTCGACGCCTTCGGCGCGGACGGCTCCCTGCTCGTGCGGTGCGGGCTGATCCTCGGGCCGTACGAGAACATCGGGCGGCTGCCGTGGTGGCTGAACCGGATCGCGGCGGGCGGTCCCGTCCTCGCGCCCGGCCCGCGTGAACTGCCGCTCCAGTACGTCGACGTGCGGGATCTCGCCCAGTGGACGATGACGGCGGCGGAGTCGGGGCTCGGCGGCGCGTACAACCTGGTGAGTCCGCAGGGTCACAGCACGATGGGGGCGCTGCTCGACGCGTGCGCCGAGGTCACCGGCGGGCACGCGGAGCTGCGCTGGACCGACCCGGAGACCGTTCTGGCCGCGGGGATCGAGCCGTGGACCCAGTTGCCGGTGTGGGTGCCGCCGGCGAGCGAGCTGCACGGGGCCCTGCACTCGGCGGACGTCTCCCGGGCGGTCGCGGCCGGGCTCCGCTGCCGGCCCGTGCGGGAGACCGTCGCCGACACCTGGGAGTGGCTCCGGTCGCGCGGCGGGACGGCGCCCCTGCGGCCCGACCGGCCGCCGGTGGGTCTCGACCCCGCGGTGGAGGCGAAGGTCCTCGGCGTCTGA
- a CDS encoding winged helix-turn-helix domain-containing protein, with amino-acid sequence MATTRSFSSVATAPTPSTSPGRHRLRAVDRDEVVDVSGFLPPGATWLPAPPHTLPVLPGQPPMIGYLVLVPADQQPLLPVAVPDRTAPDGDGPSLTGTGAGDPLVRIDTVQRTAEVDGRILDLTYLEFELLAHLVQHPHRVHTRDQLVSTVWGYGHVGDGRTVDVHVARLRRKLGAQHRQSIQTVRRVGYKFAPPTGR; translated from the coding sequence ATGGCGACCACTCGTTCCTTCTCCTCCGTAGCGACGGCTCCCACCCCCTCGACCTCCCCGGGACGGCACCGACTGCGTGCCGTCGACCGGGACGAGGTGGTCGACGTCTCCGGTTTCCTCCCGCCGGGCGCCACCTGGCTGCCCGCTCCCCCGCACACCCTGCCCGTCCTGCCGGGGCAGCCGCCGATGATCGGCTACCTGGTCCTCGTACCGGCCGACCAGCAGCCCCTGCTGCCTGTGGCCGTACCGGACCGGACGGCACCGGACGGCGACGGACCGTCGCTCACCGGCACGGGCGCCGGTGACCCGCTGGTGCGCATCGACACCGTGCAGCGCACCGCCGAGGTCGACGGACGGATCCTGGACCTCACCTATCTGGAGTTCGAGCTGCTCGCGCACCTCGTCCAGCACCCGCACCGGGTGCACACCCGCGACCAGCTCGTCTCCACGGTGTGGGGGTACGGGCACGTGGGCGACGGCCGGACCGTCGACGTCCATGTCGCGCGACTGCGCCGCAAGCTCGGGGCGCAGCACCGGCAGTCCATCCAGACGGTGCGTCGCGTCGGCTACAAGTTCGCCCCGCCGACCGGCCGTTGA
- a CDS encoding DUF6891 domain-containing protein: protein MGNDEQLAVKVRTENGRSHQRLPADTLRTLVRGIGGAGDRFLVLNRIPDLPDVFAQVWHEGGGDYRLEHRESRARFFGTTLDAGDADRVADALVGWARGEDGWDAGLAWEPLGHDAPQDVPELPADVRGEIEPRIRELLRCGYDDRARLTEDAEEYLVDGDHRPVSRAQARELVDRLWTERLAEQALWEGVTDPERLTEVFEALDAGGITARENFTCCRTCGTTEIGAERGEGSRGFVFFHSQCTEGAAAGHGLMLLYGGFDGSAATTASVGREVVTALEAAGLSAQWDGSPDSAVHVTGLTWHKRLVG from the coding sequence ATGGGGAACGACGAACAGCTCGCCGTCAAGGTCAGGACGGAGAACGGACGGAGCCACCAGCGGCTTCCGGCGGACACGCTGCGGACGCTGGTGCGCGGGATCGGCGGCGCGGGCGACCGCTTCCTGGTCCTGAACCGGATACCGGACCTGCCGGACGTCTTCGCGCAGGTGTGGCACGAGGGGGGCGGGGACTACCGCCTGGAGCATCGCGAGAGCCGCGCCCGCTTCTTCGGCACGACGCTGGACGCGGGCGACGCCGACCGGGTGGCCGACGCCCTGGTGGGCTGGGCCCGGGGCGAGGACGGCTGGGACGCGGGCCTCGCGTGGGAGCCGCTCGGCCACGACGCCCCGCAGGACGTCCCGGAACTGCCGGCGGACGTACGGGGCGAGATCGAGCCACGGATCAGGGAGCTGCTGCGCTGCGGGTACGACGACCGGGCCCGGCTCACCGAGGACGCCGAGGAGTATCTGGTCGACGGCGACCACCGGCCGGTCTCCCGGGCCCAGGCCCGCGAACTGGTCGACCGGCTGTGGACGGAACGGCTGGCCGAACAGGCGCTCTGGGAAGGGGTGACGGACCCGGAGCGTCTCACCGAGGTCTTCGAGGCCCTCGACGCGGGCGGCATCACCGCCCGGGAGAACTTCACCTGTTGCCGTACCTGCGGCACCACCGAGATAGGGGCCGAGCGCGGTGAGGGGTCACGCGGCTTCGTCTTCTTCCACTCCCAGTGCACGGAGGGCGCCGCGGCGGGCCACGGACTGATGCTGCTCTACGGCGGGTTCGACGGCTCGGCCGCGACCACGGCGTCCGTCGGCCGTGAGGTCGTCACGGCACTGGAGGCGGCGGGCCTGTCCGCCCAGTGGGACGGCTCCCCGGACAGCGCCGTCCATGTCACCGGTCTGACGTGGCACAAGCGCCTGGTCGGATAG
- the glnII gene encoding glutamine synthetase produces the protein MTFKAEYIWIDGTEPTAKLRSKTKILGDDAKGAELPIWGFDGSSTNQAEGHASDRVLKPVATYPDPIRGGDDVLVMCEVLNIDMTPHESNTRAALTEVSEKFAAQESIFGIEQEYTFFKGTRPLGFPEGGFPAAQGGYYCGVGSDEIFGRDVVEAHLENCLKAGLGISGINAEVMPGQWEFQVGPLAPLEVSDQLWVARWLLYRTAEDFGVSATLDPKPVKGDWNGAGAHTNFSTKAMREGYDAIITACESLGEGSKPMDHVKNYGAGIDDRLTGLHETAPWNEYSYGVSNRGASVRIPWQVEKDGKGYIEDRRPNANVDPYVVTRLIVDTCCSALEKAGQV, from the coding sequence GTGACCTTCAAGGCTGAGTACATCTGGATCGACGGCACCGAGCCGACGGCCAAGCTCCGTTCCAAGACGAAGATCCTGGGCGACGACGCCAAGGGCGCGGAGCTGCCGATCTGGGGCTTCGACGGTTCCTCCACGAACCAGGCCGAGGGCCACGCCTCCGACCGCGTACTCAAGCCGGTGGCCACCTACCCGGACCCGATCCGCGGCGGCGACGACGTCCTCGTCATGTGCGAGGTCCTGAACATCGACATGACGCCGCACGAGTCCAACACCCGTGCCGCGCTCACCGAGGTCTCCGAGAAGTTCGCCGCCCAGGAGTCGATCTTCGGCATCGAGCAGGAGTACACGTTCTTCAAGGGCACGCGCCCGCTCGGCTTCCCCGAGGGCGGCTTCCCGGCCGCGCAGGGCGGCTACTACTGCGGTGTCGGCTCGGACGAGATCTTCGGCCGTGACGTCGTCGAGGCGCACCTGGAGAACTGTCTGAAGGCGGGCCTCGGCATCTCCGGCATCAACGCCGAGGTCATGCCCGGCCAGTGGGAGTTCCAGGTCGGCCCGCTGGCGCCGCTGGAGGTCTCGGACCAGCTGTGGGTGGCCCGTTGGCTGCTGTACCGCACCGCCGAGGACTTCGGTGTCTCCGCGACGCTCGACCCGAAGCCGGTGAAGGGCGACTGGAACGGCGCCGGCGCGCACACCAACTTCTCCACGAAGGCGATGCGCGAGGGCTACGACGCGATCATCACCGCGTGCGAGTCGCTGGGCGAGGGCTCGAAGCCCATGGACCACGTCAAGAACTACGGCGCCGGCATCGACGACCGCCTGACGGGCCTGCACGAGACCGCCCCGTGGAACGAGTACTCCTACGGTGTCTCCAACCGCGGCGCCTCGGTCCGCATCCCGTGGCAGGTCGAGAAGGACGGCAAGGGCTACATCGAGGACCGCCGTCCCAACGCCAACGTCGACCCGTACGTCGTGACGCGCCTGATCGTCGACACCTGCTGCAGCGCCCTGGAGAAGGCCGGCCAGGTCTGA